The Breoghania sp. genome has a segment encoding these proteins:
- a CDS encoding M20 aminoacylase family protein has product MPIINRFAELSDEIAAWRRDFHRNPELLYDTVRTAGIVADKLREFGVDEIVTGIGRTGVVGVIKGRNGGGGKTIGLRADMDALPITEESGKDYASEVPGKMHACGHDGHTAMLLGAAKYLAETRNFDGTVVVIFQPAEEGGGGARAMIDDDLMPRWNIDEVYGMHNYPGMPVGEFGMCVGPIMASGDKFEITLTGRGGHAAKPHLGVDPVVIASQIVVALQSVVSRNADPLDSAVLSVTQFLAGTAFNIIPDRVTLRGTVRTLSPAMRDLAEERIRALVTSIAQGYGATSEIQYWRDYPVTVNDARCTNFAADVARAVAGETKVNSEIEPMMASEDFSFMLEERPGAYVFVGNGSSADLHNAKYDFDDGAIPHGCSFWVSLVEKALPLAN; this is encoded by the coding sequence ATGCCGATCATCAATCGATTTGCCGAACTGTCCGATGAAATCGCCGCCTGGCGTCGCGACTTCCATCGCAATCCGGAGCTGCTCTATGACACGGTTCGTACTGCGGGCATCGTGGCGGACAAGCTGCGGGAGTTCGGGGTTGATGAGATCGTCACCGGGATCGGGCGCACAGGCGTCGTCGGCGTCATCAAGGGCCGCAATGGCGGTGGCGGCAAGACCATCGGGCTCCGCGCGGACATGGACGCGTTGCCGATCACGGAGGAAAGCGGCAAGGACTATGCCTCCGAGGTGCCGGGGAAGATGCATGCCTGCGGTCATGACGGGCACACCGCGATGCTGCTGGGTGCTGCGAAATATCTGGCGGAGACCCGCAACTTCGACGGTACAGTGGTGGTGATCTTCCAGCCGGCCGAGGAAGGCGGTGGCGGCGCGCGCGCGATGATCGACGACGATCTGATGCCGCGTTGGAACATCGATGAGGTCTATGGCATGCACAACTATCCGGGCATGCCGGTTGGCGAATTCGGCATGTGCGTCGGGCCGATCATGGCCTCTGGCGACAAGTTCGAGATCACGCTCACCGGACGCGGCGGCCATGCGGCCAAGCCTCATCTGGGCGTGGATCCGGTGGTGATCGCATCCCAGATCGTGGTGGCGCTGCAATCGGTGGTTTCGCGCAATGCCGATCCGCTCGACAGCGCGGTTCTCTCCGTCACGCAATTTCTGGCGGGTACGGCCTTCAACATCATTCCCGATCGGGTCACCTTGCGCGGAACGGTGCGGACGCTGAGCCCTGCCATGCGCGATCTCGCCGAGGAGAGAATCCGTGCCTTGGTGACCTCCATCGCCCAAGGATACGGCGCAACGAGTGAAATCCAGTATTGGCGCGACTATCCGGTCACCGTGAACGACGCCAGATGCACGAATTTCGCCGCCGATGTGGCGCGTGCGGTCGCCGGTGAGACGAAGGTCAATTCGGAAATCGAGCCAATGATGGCGAGTGAGGATTTCTCCTTCATGCTGGAAGAACGCCCCGGCGCCTATGTGTTCGTCGGAAACGGGTCTTCCGCCGACCTCCACAACGCGAAATATGATTTCGACGACGGCGCCATTCCGCATGGCTGCTCGTTCTGGGTTTCGCTGGTCGAAAAGGCCCTGCCGCTGGCGAACTAG
- a CDS encoding autotransporter domain-containing protein, with amino-acid sequence MTVTNSSVITGGAGGQGGLGGAHGAFGTNGSRGYGGTGGAGLSTSVSGVFVTNNTSATIAGGNGGAGRGDAAGGAGIIGSGLSISNNGTISGGFSSDGSIRANAIEFTGGSNRLSLGTGSVLNGGIAVTGTLEIDQTDDVEVANVISGSGSLEKTGTGALTLSGTNTYTGGTTVNGGRLSVSSDANLGAATGGITLTTGLLQINGTSFTQLTRDLAVTGNAGFENKDADLVVSGGLSGTGTLNKYGAGSLIYNGDGSGFSGSLNIVGGTLGGSGTIGGTVRVQSGATLSAGNSPGTLSVGELILFSGSTSEFELGTAGTVGGATNDLVRVGGNLTLGGTLNATAGSAGYYQLYQYGGTLSGAYDTVNVTGFSGVTGTIQTGIPGQVNMVVLADGQVLQFWDGADATGNGTVDGGSGTWSTSGTNWTGQPGEAGINGSFVGSVAVFAGTAGTVAVDGTQGFDTLQFKTDGYRLSGGTLSIAPASGTTGTINVDAGISTEISSQIAGTGDLEKVGAGTLVLSGSNTYTGDTILTAGTLTAEDDGSLGDLSSAIVFNGGTLQAGADFSTTARAMTINNYKSAKINVADPAKSFTASGVISGTGDLVKIGAGKLILTGNNSYSGTTILGGGTLSIASDDNLGANSIAFETATLEVTASATIDNAIYLNANTTGTIDTQDNAVTASGDITGTGNLVKTGTGTLTLSGRGSHIGSTTIKAGTLSITDGDNLSASALTLDGGTFAITGDSATLANTIALAAGSGTIDISGNGATLGGAISGSGDLTKTGAGTLTLSGTSTHTGTTTVKAGTLSIADGSNLGTGGLTLDGATLNVTGSDVTLATDLTLGVGSGTIQTANALTLSGAVSGSGDLTKSGAGTLLYNGDGSAFTGTTTVTGGTLGGTGTLGGNVVIENGATLSAGNSPGTFTINGDLTLDGGSTSTFELGAAGTVGGASNDLVRVGGNLTLGGTLNAMVGSAGYYQLYQYGGALSGSYGTVNVTGFSGATGTIQTGIANQVNMVVLADGQMLQFWDGADAVGNGTVDGGTGTWSTTSTNWTGAPGEANINGSYVGSVAVFAGTAGTVTVDGTQSVDTLQFKTDGYVLSGGTLDLAPATGTTAFLNIDADLEATIGSTITAAAGIDLEKTGTGAVLLTGDSSGFAGDVLVSRGLLLVNGTLGAGGNRFDVGGGSGMAGLSGSGTIAGDVFVGTNGILAGYGGTPTAPQAATLTVTGDLSFASDSALYALVDFGTDTNSTIKVNGTATLAGTVNVTTTGAVPGRSTVTILTADGGRTGKFDSVYDNYAFLDAALSYTDTTVDLTLTRNDAVMSDVAKTRNQKAVATSLEGTPDTNPVVHEIMGLSDDGARKAFDKLSGEAVASMQGSMTQEANLVGSTIATRIHQAFDESGSTPPPGITIATHGAPDGLGGDAYTVWMRAYGSIGSNGSTANTAALDRSAAGAMFGADAQLGQARLGAFVGYQSANYDVSALGSSSKADSYRIGAYAGTKLGGFRLSGGAAYTWHDIDTTRNVVVGALGERLTGSTHAGTAQAFGEIGYAFRLQGATNWLQLEPFAGLNHVSTNLNGYAEGGGASALTVSGSTNDVTFTTLGVRTSSEVTLPGDGRQARVSAMAGWRHGFGDLTPTSTNRLAGGAALTVEGAPIAEDVAVFGAGLSLDITDQATFGLDYSGQFGERAADHSGAARLNFRF; translated from the coding sequence GTGACTGTCACCAACAGCTCCGTTATTACGGGTGGCGCGGGCGGTCAGGGTGGACTGGGCGGCGCCCATGGGGCCTTTGGCACCAACGGATCCCGTGGCTATGGCGGCACGGGCGGAGCAGGCCTCTCCACGTCGGTGTCCGGCGTGTTTGTCACCAACAACACATCAGCCACCATCGCGGGCGGCAACGGCGGCGCAGGGCGGGGGGATGCCGCAGGCGGCGCCGGTATTATCGGGTCAGGTCTGAGTATCTCGAACAATGGCACGATCTCCGGCGGGTTCTCCAGCGACGGTAGTATCCGCGCCAATGCCATCGAATTCACAGGCGGCAGCAACCGTCTCTCGCTTGGCACCGGATCCGTTCTTAACGGCGGCATTGCCGTCACCGGAACACTGGAAATCGACCAGACCGACGATGTTGAAGTCGCGAATGTGATTTCCGGCAGTGGTTCGCTGGAGAAAACCGGCACCGGAGCGCTGACGCTCAGTGGCACCAATACCTATACTGGCGGCACGACGGTCAATGGCGGCAGGCTTTCCGTTTCCTCCGATGCCAATCTCGGCGCGGCGACTGGCGGCATAACGCTTACCACCGGCCTGCTGCAGATCAACGGGACCAGCTTCACCCAGTTGACGCGCGATCTCGCGGTCACCGGCAACGCTGGGTTCGAGAACAAGGACGCAGATCTGGTGGTCTCAGGCGGGCTGTCGGGCACGGGGACCTTGAACAAGTACGGCGCAGGATCCCTCATCTACAATGGCGATGGCTCCGGCTTCAGCGGGTCCCTGAACATTGTAGGGGGAACACTCGGCGGCTCCGGAACGATCGGCGGCACGGTTCGCGTCCAGTCCGGTGCAACGCTTTCGGCCGGCAACAGTCCCGGTACCCTGAGTGTTGGGGAGCTGATCCTTTTTTCCGGTTCGACATCCGAGTTCGAACTGGGAACGGCCGGAACTGTCGGAGGGGCGACTAACGATCTCGTCAGGGTCGGCGGCAACCTGACACTTGGTGGCACGCTCAACGCGACGGCGGGCTCCGCCGGCTACTACCAGCTCTATCAGTATGGTGGCACGCTGTCGGGCGCCTATGACACGGTCAACGTGACTGGTTTCAGCGGCGTCACCGGCACGATCCAGACCGGCATCCCCGGCCAGGTGAACATGGTCGTTCTCGCCGACGGACAGGTGCTGCAGTTCTGGGACGGCGCGGATGCAACCGGCAACGGAACGGTCGATGGCGGCTCCGGCACCTGGTCCACGAGTGGGACCAACTGGACCGGGCAGCCCGGCGAGGCCGGGATCAACGGTTCGTTCGTAGGCTCAGTGGCGGTCTTCGCAGGCACGGCCGGCACGGTCGCGGTGGATGGTACTCAGGGCTTCGACACACTGCAGTTCAAGACCGATGGCTATAGGCTGTCCGGCGGCACGCTCAGCATCGCTCCCGCCTCCGGCACGACCGGCACGATCAATGTCGATGCGGGCATCTCGACCGAGATCAGCTCGCAGATTGCCGGGACCGGCGACCTGGAGAAGGTCGGCGCGGGAACGCTCGTCCTCTCCGGCAGCAACACCTACACCGGCGACACGATCCTGACCGCCGGAACCTTGACCGCCGAGGATGACGGCAGCCTCGGCGACCTCTCCTCGGCGATCGTCTTCAATGGCGGCACGCTGCAGGCGGGAGCGGATTTCTCCACCACCGCGCGCGCAATGACCATCAACAACTACAAGTCGGCGAAGATCAACGTTGCCGATCCCGCAAAGAGCTTCACCGCGTCGGGCGTCATTTCCGGCACCGGCGACCTCGTCAAGATCGGCGCGGGCAAGCTCATCCTCACAGGCAACAACAGCTACTCCGGCACCACAATCCTGGGCGGCGGCACACTGTCAATCGCCAGCGACGACAACCTGGGCGCCAACTCGATCGCCTTCGAGACGGCCACGCTCGAGGTGACGGCCTCCGCAACGATCGACAACGCGATCTATCTGAACGCAAACACCACCGGCACGATCGACACGCAAGACAATGCGGTCACCGCTTCGGGCGACATTACCGGTACCGGTAATCTGGTGAAGACCGGCACCGGAACGCTCACGCTCTCCGGGAGAGGCTCCCATATCGGTTCCACGACGATCAAGGCGGGCACGCTGTCCATCACCGACGGCGACAACCTGAGTGCCAGCGCGCTCACGCTTGACGGCGGCACGTTTGCGATCACGGGCGATTCGGCCACCCTCGCCAACACCATCGCGCTTGCGGCCGGCTCTGGCACTATCGACATCAGCGGCAACGGGGCGACGTTAGGCGGTGCCATCTCCGGCTCCGGCGACCTCACCAAGACCGGTGCCGGCACGCTCACCCTCTCCGGAACCAGCACCCACACGGGCACCACGACGGTCAAGGCGGGCACGCTGTCTATCGCCGACGGCTCCAATCTCGGCACGGGCGGTCTGACGCTCGATGGCGCCACGCTCAATGTCACCGGCAGCGATGTCACACTCGCCACCGACCTGACACTCGGCGTCGGCTCGGGCACGATCCAGACGGCCAACGCCCTGACGCTCTCCGGTGCCGTCTCGGGCTCGGGCGACCTCACCAAGTCCGGTGCCGGCACGCTGCTTTACAACGGTGATGGCTCCGCCTTTACCGGCACAACGACCGTCACCGGCGGTACGCTTGGCGGCACGGGCACGCTTGGCGGGAATGTCGTGATTGAAAATGGCGCAACCCTGTCGGCGGGCAACAGCCCCGGCACGTTCACCATCAACGGCGATCTCACGCTGGATGGCGGCTCCACGTCCACCTTCGAACTGGGCGCGGCCGGCACTGTCGGCGGGGCGTCGAACGACCTTGTCAGGGTCGGCGGCAACCTGACACTTGGTGGTACGCTCAATGCGATGGTTGGCTCCGCCGGTTACTACCAGCTCTACCAGTATGGCGGCGCGCTTTCGGGCAGCTATGGCACGGTCAACGTGACCGGCTTCAGCGGTGCCACCGGCACGATCCAGACCGGCATCGCGAACCAGGTGAACATGGTCGTGCTCGCCGACGGTCAGATGCTGCAGTTCTGGGACGGTGCGGACGCGGTCGGAAACGGCACGGTGGACGGAGGAACGGGCACCTGGTCAACGACCAGCACCAACTGGACCGGCGCGCCCGGCGAGGCGAACATCAACGGGTCCTATGTCGGATCGGTCGCGGTCTTCGCAGGCACGGCCGGCACCGTCACCGTCGACGGCACGCAGTCGGTCGACACGCTGCAGTTCAAGACCGACGGCTACGTCTTGAGCGGCGGTACGCTCGACCTTGCGCCCGCCACCGGCACCACTGCGTTCCTCAATATTGACGCGGACCTTGAAGCCACGATCGGCTCGACGATCACGGCCGCGGCCGGGATCGATCTGGAAAAGACCGGCACGGGCGCCGTCCTCCTGACTGGCGACAGTTCCGGCTTTGCTGGCGACGTGCTGGTCTCCCGGGGCCTGCTTCTCGTCAACGGCACGCTCGGCGCTGGCGGCAACCGCTTCGATGTCGGCGGCGGTTCGGGCATGGCCGGGCTGTCGGGCAGCGGCACCATCGCCGGCGACGTCTTCGTCGGCACCAACGGCATCCTGGCGGGATATGGCGGCACGCCGACCGCCCCCCAGGCCGCGACGCTCACCGTCACCGGCGACCTGAGCTTCGCAAGCGACAGCGCGCTCTACGCTTTGGTGGACTTCGGCACCGACACCAACTCCACGATCAAAGTCAACGGCACCGCAACCCTTGCGGGAACCGTCAATGTCACCACCACCGGCGCGGTGCCCGGTCGCTCGACGGTCACGATCCTGACCGCCGATGGCGGGCGCACCGGCAAGTTCGACAGCGTCTACGACAATTACGCCTTCCTAGATGCCGCGCTGAGCTACACGGACACCACGGTCGACCTGACGCTGACACGCAACGACGCTGTCATGTCTGACGTTGCAAAGACCCGGAACCAGAAGGCGGTCGCGACCTCGCTCGAAGGCACGCCCGATACCAATCCGGTGGTCCACGAGATCATGGGCCTGTCGGACGACGGCGCACGCAAGGCGTTCGACAAGCTTTCGGGCGAGGCGGTCGCCTCGATGCAGGGCAGCATGACGCAGGAGGCCAACCTCGTCGGCTCGACCATTGCCACCCGCATCCACCAGGCCTTCGACGAGAGCGGCTCGACGCCGCCCCCCGGGATCACGATCGCGACCCACGGGGCCCCGGACGGCCTTGGCGGCGACGCCTACACGGTATGGATGAGGGCCTACGGATCGATTGGATCGAACGGCTCAACCGCGAACACCGCGGCTCTCGACCGCTCGGCAGCTGGCGCCATGTTCGGCGCCGACGCCCAGCTCGGCCAGGCGCGTCTCGGCGCTTTTGTCGGCTACCAGTCGGCCAATTACGACGTCAGCGCGCTGGGGTCGTCCAGCAAGGCCGACAGCTACCGCATCGGCGCCTATGCCGGCACGAAGCTTGGCGGCTTCCGCCTGTCGGGTGGTGCGGCCTACACCTGGCATGACATCGACACGACCCGCAATGTGGTCGTCGGAGCGCTGGGCGAGCGGCTGACGGGCTCAACCCATGCCGGAACGGCGCAGGCCTTCGGCGAGATCGGTTATGCCTTCCGGCTGCAAGGCGCGACCAACTGGCTGCAGCTGGAGCCTTTCGCAGGGCTGAACCATGTCTCCACCAATCTCAACGGCTACGCCGAGGGCGGCGGGGCCTCGGCGTTGACGGTGAGTGGCTCGACCAATGACGTGACCTTCACGACGCTGGGCGTGCGAACTTCATCTGAGGTCACCCTGCCTGGTGATGGCCGGCAGGCGCGGGTTTCGGCCATGGCGGGTTGGCGGCACGGGTTCGGCGACCTCACACCGACCTCGACCAACCGGCTCGCAGGCGGCGCGGCCCTCACCGTCGAGGGCGCACCGATCGCCGAGGACGTCGCGGTATTCGGCGCCGGCCTGTCGCTGGACATCACCGACCAGGCCACGTTCGGGCTCGACTATTCCGGCCAATTCGGCGAGCGGGCCGCCGATCATTCCGGCGCCGCGCGCCTGAACTTCCGGTTCTGA
- a CDS encoding crotonase/enoyl-CoA hydratase family protein, with protein sequence MAKIGMAEKAEVACEPLSVHVEEGIAHLTLQRPEKRNALNDTLIEALRAFFAAPPEGVAVVLLSGAGGHFSAGLDLSEHVERPAEAVMRHSRHWHSVMDVIQFGGLPVVAALEGAVMGGGLELAAACHVRVADPGTVFQLPEGRRGIFVGGGASVRIGRILGADRMVEMMLTGRKYGAQEGVSLGLAHYMSEPGGARAQALDLARTIAGNAPLSNYIVIQALSRIDDMARGDGLFTESLCAALSQTSDDAREGLKAFLEKRKPSFT encoded by the coding sequence ATGGCGAAGATCGGGATGGCTGAGAAGGCCGAAGTCGCATGCGAACCTCTTTCCGTTCATGTGGAGGAGGGCATCGCGCATCTGACCTTGCAGCGTCCTGAGAAGCGCAATGCGCTCAACGATACGCTGATTGAAGCTCTGCGGGCTTTCTTTGCCGCGCCGCCTGAAGGCGTGGCCGTTGTCTTGTTGTCGGGCGCAGGCGGGCACTTTTCCGCCGGGCTCGATCTTTCCGAACATGTGGAGCGGCCCGCCGAGGCGGTCATGCGCCATTCCCGGCACTGGCATTCGGTGATGGATGTCATCCAGTTTGGCGGCCTGCCGGTTGTCGCCGCGCTTGAAGGGGCGGTCATGGGCGGCGGGCTTGAGCTTGCGGCGGCCTGCCATGTCCGGGTCGCCGATCCGGGCACGGTGTTCCAGCTTCCCGAAGGCCGACGCGGCATTTTTGTCGGCGGCGGAGCGTCCGTGCGCATCGGGCGTATCCTGGGGGCGGACCGGATGGTGGAAATGATGCTGACGGGGCGCAAATATGGTGCGCAAGAGGGCGTCTCACTCGGCCTTGCGCATTACATGAGCGAGCCGGGCGGCGCGCGGGCTCAGGCGCTCGACCTGGCGCGTACAATCGCAGGCAATGCGCCCCTGTCCAATTACATCGTGATTCAGGCTCTCTCGCGCATTGACGACATGGCGCGCGGAGACGGCCTTTTCACCGAAAGCCTGTGCGCGGCCTTGTCCCAGACGAGCGATGATGCGCGCGAGGGATTGAAGGCGTTTCTGGAAAAGCGCAAACCGAGCTTCACCTGA
- a CDS encoding MarR family transcriptional regulator — protein sequence MAGKTDNAGSEKPAGNKLKDAGSTEPGSVEPGVLGEFIGYVMKRAYLTIHGDFLASLDHLGLRPGTFSALSIIVDNPDISQSQLARALEIERSGVVLIVDHLEGRELIGRHRVPGDRRAYALRATLAGRRLRDKAATAIREHEARLLGSLSEEEQAQLRGLLMRVI from the coding sequence ATGGCCGGAAAGACGGATAATGCGGGCAGCGAAAAGCCCGCAGGGAACAAGCTCAAGGATGCCGGTTCCACGGAACCGGGCAGTGTTGAGCCCGGCGTTCTGGGCGAGTTCATCGGCTATGTCATGAAGCGTGCCTATCTGACGATCCATGGCGACTTCCTTGCCAGCCTTGATCATCTGGGCCTGCGGCCGGGGACATTCTCGGCGTTGTCCATCATCGTGGACAATCCCGACATCAGTCAGAGCCAGCTCGCGCGCGCGCTTGAAATCGAACGTTCGGGTGTGGTGCTGATCGTCGATCATCTGGAGGGACGGGAGCTTATCGGTCGTCATCGCGTGCCGGGAGACAGGCGCGCCTATGCGTTGCGGGCGACGCTTGCGGGCAGGCGCCTGCGCGACAAGGCGGCCACGGCCATCCGCGAACACGAAGCGCGGTTGCTTGGGAGCCTCAGCGAGGAAGAGCAGGCGCAGTTGCGCGGCTTGCTCATGCGCGTGATCTGA
- a CDS encoding lytic murein transglycosylase: MTAIRSGLVAPIAALAATFAGGLATLPQPASAASAVALEACVSDIRRDAVAAGVPQKLADQALGGVKYDEKAVRFSRTQPEYKTEIWDYMAFLVDAKRIRDGRALMKRHQTLLAQVQKQVGVDRHIVAALWGVETDYGRKKGDFFIPHALANVVCLSGRRASYFKGELITALKIVAAGDLHLKDLQGSWAGAFGQTQFMPSTYRRLAVDFDGNGRKDLVNSEADALASAANYLKKAGWNNRLPWGFEVHLPKGYSGPSGRKKRASLSTWAKRGITHIDGTPVRGAYSAGLLLPAGRNGPAFLVTKNFDALYSYNVAESYALAIGHLSDRLRGHGPLEAKWPTDDPGLSRAQRLDLQNRLLLNGYNIGRADGLIGPVTQDAIRKAEIRFGMEPTGRPGTKIYRALGGNR, encoded by the coding sequence ATGACCGCAATCCGATCCGGCCTTGTTGCCCCCATTGCAGCCCTTGCCGCCACCTTTGCGGGCGGCTTGGCGACATTGCCCCAGCCCGCTTCCGCAGCCTCCGCTGTCGCGCTGGAGGCCTGCGTCAGCGACATCCGCCGCGATGCCGTCGCCGCCGGCGTACCCCAAAAGCTGGCCGATCAGGCCCTCGGTGGCGTCAAATACGACGAGAAGGCTGTTCGATTTTCCCGCACCCAACCGGAATACAAGACCGAGATCTGGGACTACATGGCCTTTCTGGTCGACGCCAAGCGCATCAGGGACGGTCGCGCCTTGATGAAACGACACCAGACGCTGCTTGCGCAGGTACAAAAGCAGGTCGGCGTGGATCGCCATATCGTGGCCGCCCTCTGGGGCGTGGAGACGGATTACGGGCGCAAGAAGGGCGACTTCTTCATCCCCCACGCTCTGGCCAATGTGGTGTGCCTGTCGGGACGACGCGCGTCCTATTTCAAGGGCGAGCTGATCACGGCCCTGAAGATCGTGGCGGCAGGTGATCTGCACCTCAAGGATCTCCAAGGCTCCTGGGCGGGCGCCTTCGGCCAGACCCAGTTCATGCCCTCGACCTATCGCAGGCTGGCTGTCGATTTCGACGGCAACGGACGCAAGGACCTCGTCAACTCCGAAGCGGATGCGCTGGCCTCCGCCGCGAATTACCTCAAGAAAGCGGGCTGGAACAACCGCCTGCCATGGGGCTTCGAGGTGCATTTGCCGAAAGGTTACAGCGGGCCGAGCGGGCGCAAGAAGCGCGCGTCGCTTTCGACATGGGCAAAGCGCGGAATTACCCACATCGATGGCACGCCGGTGCGAGGCGCCTATTCCGCCGGGCTGCTCCTGCCGGCCGGGCGCAACGGACCGGCTTTTCTTGTGACGAAGAATTTCGATGCGCTTTATTCCTACAATGTCGCGGAATCCTATGCGCTCGCCATTGGCCACCTGTCGGACCGTCTGCGCGGCCACGGCCCGCTGGAAGCCAAATGGCCGACCGACGATCCGGGCCTCTCGCGCGCTCAGCGCCTCGATCTGCAAAATCGTCTGCTGCTGAACGGCTACAATATCGGCAGGGCGGACGGGCTCATCGGGCCCGTCACGCAGGATGCAATCCGCAAGGCTGAAATCCGCTTTGGCATGGAACCGACGGGCCGCCCGGGCACGAAGATATATCGCGCCCTTGGCGGAAACAGATAG
- a CDS encoding TRAP transporter substrate-binding protein translates to MTMPFMRAGLAGAALLALTHVASAQEVTLKLHQMLPPQAAIPAKVLKPWGDKIEAESGGRITVQHFPAMQLGGKPPALYDQTKDGVVELTWTLSGYAPGRFAKSETFELPFMTAQNAEATSAAAWEFYDKHLRDEYADTHVLAVHVHGPGVLHMRGEPVAHLADLKGKRLRGPSRIVNELLGELGASPVGMPITAAPEALSKGVIDGTVVPWEVTRPLRITELVDAHTEFSGPRGLYTAFFVFTMNKDAYDGLPDDLKKVIDDNSGLELSRQFGRVMDEGDTLGRELAVKKGNAIALLDPEEVGRWQAVSEKVLADWVKAMDAKGYDGQALIDDARMMIAKYADN, encoded by the coding sequence ATGACCATGCCATTCATGCGCGCCGGGCTTGCCGGTGCCGCATTGCTGGCGCTCACCCATGTGGCGAGCGCTCAGGAAGTCACCCTCAAGCTCCATCAGATGCTGCCCCCTCAGGCGGCCATCCCGGCCAAGGTACTCAAGCCATGGGGCGACAAGATCGAGGCGGAATCGGGCGGGCGCATCACCGTCCAGCATTTCCCCGCCATGCAGCTCGGCGGCAAGCCGCCTGCTCTTTACGATCAGACCAAGGATGGGGTGGTGGAGCTGACCTGGACACTGTCGGGATATGCACCCGGACGGTTCGCCAAGTCGGAAACCTTCGAGTTGCCCTTCATGACGGCCCAGAATGCGGAGGCGACGTCCGCAGCCGCCTGGGAGTTTTATGACAAGCACCTGCGCGATGAATATGCCGATACCCATGTGCTTGCCGTTCACGTCCATGGTCCGGGCGTGTTGCATATGCGCGGTGAGCCCGTGGCGCATCTGGCCGATCTTAAGGGCAAGCGGCTGCGTGGCCCTTCGCGGATCGTCAATGAACTCCTGGGGGAACTCGGTGCCTCGCCGGTCGGAATGCCGATCACGGCCGCTCCCGAGGCGCTCTCGAAAGGCGTCATCGACGGGACGGTCGTTCCCTGGGAAGTGACCCGGCCCCTGCGCATCACCGAACTCGTGGACGCTCACACCGAATTTTCCGGGCCCCGGGGGCTCTATACCGCCTTCTTTGTCTTCACCATGAACAAGGACGCCTATGACGGGCTGCCCGACGACCTGAAAAAGGTGATCGACGATAATTCGGGGCTGGAGCTTTCCCGCCAGTTCGGTCGCGTGATGGATGAGGGCGACACGCTCGGTCGCGAACTCGCCGTCAAGAAAGGCAACGCCATTGCGCTGCTGGATCCGGAAGAAGTCGGCCGCTGGCAGGCTGTCTCCGAGAAGGTCCTGGCCGATTGGGTGAAGGCAATGGATGCCAAGGGATATGACGGGCAAGCGCTCATCGACGATGCGCGCATGATGATCGCCAAATACGCCGACAACTGA
- a CDS encoding methyltransferase, which translates to MNGVLGTIRTAEDRRDFILENTELLTPPLVPEISLHLATEVVELWEKTEAELEDMALPPPFWAFAWAGGQALSRYVLDNPGLVKGRRVLDFGAGSGMVSIAAAMAGATEVTAVDICAFAQDAILLNAKMNGVDLVRETRDILDEDPDVDVLLCGDVFYERPLAERVLAWIDRAQARGTEVLVGCPGRSYLPKTRLDEIAVYSVPVTRVLEDAEIKRTAVYRLKPVRAGQA; encoded by the coding sequence ATGAATGGCGTTCTGGGAACGATTCGAACCGCGGAAGACCGACGCGACTTCATTCTTGAAAACACCGAACTGCTGACCCCGCCTCTGGTGCCGGAAATTTCCCTGCATCTGGCAACCGAGGTGGTGGAACTTTGGGAGAAGACTGAGGCGGAGCTGGAGGATATGGCCCTGCCGCCTCCGTTCTGGGCATTCGCCTGGGCCGGCGGGCAGGCTCTCTCGCGTTACGTGCTCGACAATCCCGGTCTGGTCAAAGGCCGCCGCGTGCTCGATTTCGGCGCCGGATCGGGAATGGTCTCCATTGCCGCGGCAATGGCAGGCGCCACGGAGGTGACCGCCGTCGATATCTGCGCCTTCGCGCAGGATGCGATCCTGCTCAACGCGAAAATGAACGGCGTGGATCTCGTGCGCGAGACCCGCGATATCCTCGATGAGGATCCCGATGTCGATGTGCTGTTGTGCGGCGATGTCTTTTATGAGCGTCCGCTTGCCGAAAGGGTGCTGGCGTGGATCGACAGGGCGCAGGCCCGAGGCACCGAGGTGCTGGTTGGCTGTCCGGGGCGCAGTTACCTTCCCAAGACGCGGCTTGACGAGATTGCCGTCTATTCGGTGCCGGTGACGCGGGTACTGGAAGATGCCGAAATCAAGCGCACCGCCGTTTATCGGCTGAAGCCGGTCAGGGCGGGCCAAGCGTAG